Genomic window (Syngnathus scovelli strain Florida chromosome 14, RoL_Ssco_1.2, whole genome shotgun sequence):
GTCGCTCACGGCTTTTCTCCAGTGGACAATTCAAATTTTGTTCTCCCTTTTTATTTCATCTCAAGCCAACTAATTAGGGCAAActtaaaataacattaaaagCAACGCTAACTACCGCAACGCTGTCACCTTCAGATTAGGTCAACCTTGCCCTGCAGTggcttgagactttttttttttatcggagAAGGAACGAGCATGGCCGATGGATGCCCCCCGGGCCCTACCACATCCTGAGTTGTGTAACAGACGCGCTGCGACCGTCTGGACGAAAATGACACGAGGCCACGGGCTGCTTTTACTGCCCGCTGTGGCGAGACCATTCGTCTCATTCTCCACCgcagtagcaaaaaaaaatggaaaggaaGAGTGATACAACAGAGTAGGAAAGACCAGTAAATCTACGATGGAGACAAATCTTGTTTGACCGCAGAGGTCCTCATCAGTCTTCGCTCTTTGTAATGCCAGTCAGCATCTGAGGGCAATGCGAGCCGCCGAGGTTCTTAAGTACATTCGCACGTGAGCCTAACTTGGAGTTCCAAACCTTTCCAGAGACTTTTATTGACAAGATGAAGACGTGGTGTTAATTAGTTCAATTATTTTGAACTGGCTAAAGATCGCAGGAAGGGCCTTGAACGCAGCAATTATTCTGCAATTATCCGTGCGGGGAGGCGATGAGGCACTCTTTTGATGAAAGTGGTTATACTGTTATTAGTTTTCAGGCGTGGAATATATGCGGAGGATGATGGATGTCCGAGTCAACATTTCTGACAAATGTTGGAGAgaaagtaaaaaatatatatgggaAAATAAAAGTAGCACAAATGGAAAACATTGTTATGCACTGAGATGTGCGTTTGCATTTTGTGGGAATTTCATCAATGCATCCTTGAGGTTGCCATGGTTGCAGACACTGCCGGACCCCCTCCCCTGTTAAGAACTGACGTCAGATGCGAGCATCAGAGGAACTTTGAAGGTTCGTGCGTGAGTCATTTTGGAGGCTGACGAAATCCTGACACAAAgctccttttcttcttttcgGTGCTATCAAAACGCTTTCGCAGAATGCTTTCCTTGGGAGTTTCAACAGGAAGATTTAGATAAAGGCGAGCTGGCAAGCTTTTTGGGTCTCGTATGTGCGATGAAGACGTCTAGCTGGAGTAGTCTTGACTGCGATCAAGTCGATGAATCACTGCCTACGCTGTGGACTTCCTGAAAACTGAAATAAATCACGCGTTTGTCGATACACACATTTTGAAGGTCTTTTCTTCCTTTGGTGTTTTTTCATTTCAAGCCAGCTGTTTTCTCAAACCCCCCCTTGTGtgacatttggaaagtttccttTAAAATCCCCTCGACATTTGCGTGGAAAAATTTTCCCCTGCTTCCCACCCAGCTGTTTTTAAAAGCAACCGCGAGAACGCCTAATAACAGTTTTCCGCTTATCCACATTCTCAACTTCACGCAAAACCGTTCGTTCCACAGTGGATGAGTTAGCTTAGCCTTGACGCTAGCTCTTCAATTGCTAGCTAAATTAGCTTAACTGTCCTTGTCACACCACAGGATAATCTCTCAAGATAATCTTTCAGAGAATTCTGAGAATGGGAATACTCAAATTTGACCTGATAGCCTTGAATTACTTTAAGCTAGCGCTAgccaaaacaaaattgcagctcCTGTAGCGGGAAATCGTTAAGACTGAATTTCTCAAAGACAAAGGAGCTTGTTATTGTGTCGATTGTTGCATTGTAAGGAGAAATGATTTCAACCCCGACCGCCCACATCATGGCTGACGGCGTGTTTTTGCTCTGCGGATGGCGACTCATCTGCTCTGCCAGTTGGTCAACCGCTCGCGGCTGAGCCAGAGCTGCGGGAAGCGAGTACGCGGTTATGCCCGGGCTGCGTACCGGCACCCATCTTAAAAGTCGCAACGTAGTTCTGAGATTTTACGAGATAAAATGAcagccatccagttttttcacgGCCTCCGAGTTGGAGGTTAAACCAATGAAGGAACAAACATCACTTGGACTGCGTTGATGTGGTACATGTGTTGTCATGACTCTGTAATTTCATCTTGGTCGCGTTGTGATTATGCAATGATATACTGGAGACAATTCAAACTTGCAGCCATGGGAACCAGAATATAAAATAGTTTCCTGGGTCGTTGTTCTCTTCTTGCCTGACCAATGGAAGCCATTTTGGTTTTAGGGTCCCAGCGGATCTTTAATTGCCATTGAGAATGTCTTTTAAAAATTGTCCAATTGAGACCCAAGCAGGTGTCCTAAACGTAGGCGAAGCTGACTAATAAAGCTATTTTGGTCTTTGTCCTTTACCGACGTCAACCTTTGATGATCATCTGGAGGATTGGCGATAAAAGCGGAGCGCTCTAGCCTGCTCCTCGCTGCTTTAATTGTTGTTGACGAGAACTCGCCCAGTTGGAGAAGAGTCCCAACCAAAATAAGCAGCCTTGAAATATCACCAATTTGTCTCGGCTTAAGTTCAAAGCATACTTTTAGCGCAGAGCTCCATCTTTTGTCTGCGAGACTGCAACTACGAATTTGAGACAGCGGTCTGACCTTCGACCCTTTCGCCAGGCGATTCCAGTGAAAGCGAGAGACGGCGATCTGAGGTATCCATCATTTAGGCTGAATCAGGCTACTGAGGCTACCTTATCCTCTCTGGCGTCAGCTCCTATTTATAGGCCCCCAAAAAGttgaccccccctccccaaaccgCCTCCTCCTCTCAGAGCTTGAACGTAAAGCTGTCGTATATATTAATCTCACTCTTGAAGGGGTTGCCAGACGAACGGCCGGCGTTTTCCCCCGGGGGGTTGTTTTCGTCTGTCGCCGGGTGCTTAGAAATTCGCCGGTGATGGATCGCAAATAGGAAAAGCCAGAGAAGACGTTTGCGGACTTCTTTTTCGTGGTCTCGACGTCGCTTTTGGAATGTGAGTACAAGGCGGTTTTGCTTTTCCTGTTATCGGAGTTCGACGGGTTTTGTCAATTTTAATCATGGACGCTAAAACTTGCCCAATCCCAAACTGTGCCAGAAGGTAAAACAGTTTTGGGCTATTTGTAGGAATGCTCCGCAGTCTCCACTTTGCTGCAGGAGGCCGTTGAAAAAGCAAGCACCCAATAGATTTCCTTTAAAGCATCTACCATGTTTTTGTAGACAGCTGAGGTCAGTCGGCACTTAAAGCAAGAGTTCCATTGATCTCCATGCAAAGTATTTGAAGAAGCTGAGGTCATGTTGTGTGAGCTAAGCCATATTTTTCTTACCTCATGCATTTTAGAGCCAGAATGGAATTGATTTGAATCGGACGGGCCCCTTTTCTTAATTGTCGGGAGGTTCTACCAGTGAGCGCCAGACTCCTTTCGATTTTTGAGGTAGCCGCATTCTGAGCGTGCAAGATGGCGAGCCGTTCGTCGTGAAGACGTTATGCTAATGTTGCAAGTTTAAGACACAAACTTTTGTGTGAGtgggtgttttgttttgttttttttgctccagCCGCATGTAGGCGTTGGAATATTGTGTTCTCGTCCTGACTTATATGGCCTTCAATAAAAAGTCCAATTTTAACACACTACAGCTTTTTTTAATCTTGACACACAAATGTGCATAtttaatcatcttttttttttttacttgacgtTAGCTACGCCGATCCATAGTATGTTttccgtgtgtgtgtccgtTTGCAATGAGTCACTGGCGTTGCAACCATTGTCTTTGTTCTCCTGTCACGCCAGCCCACTATCCTTTTCCTCCAGGTGTCAAAAACATGCCAGAAGCGTGTTTGCCTTCTTGCGTGTGCGTGGGTACGTACGTGAGCCTGTGTGTGTCGGTTCCTGCACTCGCAATTACAGTACATACTGTATCCCCCCCATGAGATCACGATGCTGAAAGCAGGCATGCCtatcgagtgtgtgtgtgatgacagcagagacccccccccccacccctccccccccaTGAGAGTCCTTGTGTCACATTAACGACGTCCAATAAGCCATcttcaaacataaatctttgccATTTGTGGGGCCGCATTACAAACAGATGTCTCCGTTTACTGGATGCTAGCCATTTGTAACATAGCTAGCAAGTTAGCTTAGCATTCCTGCAGTGAGGAAAACGCCAAGACTCTGCACAACAAAGGATGCAaatttaggttttttttggaACAGCTCGCAGCTGGTTAAAATAATCGCGCTAGCATCATGATGGTGGTGAAGCCGTTTATACTTATAATTCATCGTCCGACTCCAAATTGATCTCATATAGGCCAAATTGACGCTGCAAAGTCTTCCTGCATGTAACGTTGACACGGCACATcccttcttgtgtgtcttttcatgTTCTTCCTTTCTGATGTCTATTTAACGACACCAAGCTAAAGCTCAGCAGATGGCAATTAGAGCGGGCACAAGTCGAGACTTTATATGAGCATTTTTTTGGTCAACAGGCGCCCAAGACGAATTGCGGCTGATGATGAAAGACTTGTTTATTCTCAAAGTTACACACAAACGAGCCTACAAATGGTtacaacacagacacacacaaacgcacacacacagtgccACATCCTCTGTTACTGGGCTATTTTCTTTCCCGGTGTTTAGAGGCTATTCTCGGACTAGTGTTTGTGCATGTGACCCaagttgccccccccctcccctttcctgAGTAAAATGTCCGTCTGGCTTTTCATCTGAacttatgtatgtgtgtgtgttttcgtgAGTGTGTGTTGAGCAAGCCGATGTTGACACCTTCTGCTCCGTATCACACCTCAGCGTCTCTTGTCTGTCTCCATCCCCTGAAGGGCAttcctcatctttttgttcTCTAATGATGGATCCCAGATTTTTGGAGGACATTTTCCTTCGACACTTTAAAGGTACTGATATTATTTCACCGATTGCCGGATCCAATCGTAAATGTCTGAAAAGTTTGACGAGTCCtaatttagattttgggtgggaTGAAGGTGGCTGGAACACGATGGCTCTCCTCGCCGTCTCCGTGACAACGGGCGGTGGCGACAAGGGGTTTGCggttagaaaccctaatctgCTCCTCATATGACCCTCTGATGGACGGCAACAGCAGTccacacaccaacacacactCCCGAGTGTCTCGCTTCACTGGCGCAGTCTAAACATGCGCTTATATGGATTCTAATTCATTTCTGACAACGTCAGAAGACCTGTGCTTCtttcttttcctccaaatgTCGTGCAGAAGACACCACGTGTCAGGTTTTTTAAGAGGCCACTTGCGAATGGCCGCCCTGCTTCTGCAGTCGGGGCCATGAAGTGGTTTTTGGGGACTGGAGATTGTCAAAGCTGAGCTCTCTGCTCATTTAGGCAGTCAGGGAAAGTTAAAAGGAGCTTGGATGCACTTGAAAGAAAAGGCTTCGTCAGCAGTCTCGAGGAGCCgttcataaatattttttaataaagaaaaaaatagacgGACGGATTCATGTTTACTttgctgctgcttttttttttttttgcacgcgcTATTCGTGCGTGTCTGTGCGCCTTTTAAGGCTTTTCAAGATAAGAAAAGCTGTGAGTCAGGCAGCCATGCAGCCGCCTAAAAACATCCTTTTCCTAGATCGTCCCCCTCACTTCCCCAAAGAGTAAATTCGGTCCGTCTATCCGATCCTCGGGGGCCGCTTGCTCATAATGAGGTGTGGAGCTATTCACACGGTCTTTCTCCAGAGagccgcgcgtgcgtgtgcgcgtgtccgGGATTCGTAATAACGTCTCAACTCTCGTGCACAGCAGTTGCTCGGGTGCCTTCCAGCGTCCCGTTTACGCATGTTGATTTATTATGTATGGGAATGTGCTGAGTCTGGGCAACTCTCGAGAAGGGAAGGAAGCAAGAATGAGAGTGAGACAAATGCAATTTTCAAGCTACTAAAAAGATGATTGTCTATGTCATATTTAGAAACAGACCGCTACGATTTATATTACCCTTGATTTTAAAATGTGACTTGGGACAGATGGAGTTTTATTGTCTTGTtgcaattaagaaaaaaaatgggcatATGCTAGCaatgaaatatttcaaatgtgtAACGTTGCAGGTATTTGTCCTATTTTATAGCTTTGCTAATTAGCATGCACGTTTGACTGCACATGGTCATATCAAAGTTTTACAGTGTTCACAATTGATAGACTAATGACTCCCCCCCCGCCTGCATCCCCCCCAGGTCAGAGAAGCCCAACACGAGAGGCTGGAGAAACGAGAGTGACGGCAGACTTCCAGACGCAACATAAGCAGAGCGAGGGAGAGCGAGAAGAGGGCAGTGGGCCATCTGCGCTCGCTCCCCTGCTATTCTGCAGCTGCGGCCGAGTCAGCAACTACGTCTCGGCTGCCTGGGGACttttaaaaggaggaggaggagagaaagGATTTCTTCCAGCCAGCCACGGACCGGCCAAGTCCGGAGCCATGCTGAAGCCTCGCTGGCAGCGCCGGAGGCCCGCGGGGGGAAGGCTGAGAGCCCAGCTGGATGTTCCGCCGCCGTCCTCCTTCGCTGTCATTAGTGGATAACGAGCTGCCGCGAGAGAGGAAGCGGAGAAGCGACCCGTGGAGCCCAGACGGAGAACCTCGCAGCTGTTATTGAGATCCCTGAGTTCTTATGCTTCACCTTCGCAACGGGACTTTttaaaagtggatttttttttcttcttgtatgCCCTGACGGATTAGTTGGGTGACATCGGTCACCATGGCAGCAGCGTACCGCGTGGTGGTGAGCAGCGTGAGCTGCTACAACAGCGTGGTGGTGGACCGACGCAAGCATTCTCACGCTGTGCACTATTGCTCGGGCCCGTGCAGGACGCTCTCGCAGGGGCTGGAATGTTCCGTGGCCCATCACGGCACCTGCTCGGAGCTGCTGGTCGCGCCGGACTCGCCCTCCAGGTGCTTGAGCGCCCAACATCACGCTAGGACGAGTGACTGCGGTGCCCTGGAGAGGGCGGGGAGCAACGGAAATTTGTATATCGGGGAAGAGGGCAACGCGTGGCGAGGAAAAAAGTTGCCCGTTGGCGGAGGATCGATGGGCAACCTGAGCTGCGGCAGCTACGGAAGCCTCAAGGACATCACGGAAGAAGCCATCAATCTGGCCAGCGGGAAGCTCAAAGAGTTTTCCTTCGACAAGCTACGTCTCTCCTCTTCCAGCCACGTCACTTTCCGGAAAGGTCGCAAAGTCCGCCCCGACTCCTTCAGCCGTCGCTCCACCGATTTGGAGATCATCTACGGCCACTTCAGCTCCAGTAACGCGGCGACAAACGGCGCCGCCGTCACGCCCGCGGATGAGAACTCGCCGCCGCTTTTTGAGACGAAATTGAAGGGCGGTTCGTCGGCCGTTACGAAAGTAAACGCTTCAAGCGGCATCGGGTCGCTGGAGCAAAGTGTCAACACTCTGGCTTCTCTTTACCGCAACACTCTCGGGGAGGAGAACTTGATTGCTCGTCTGTTGGAGAAAACGTGGGGCGAGGCGGCTGCcgccggtggcggcggcggggaGGACATCCGCGCCTGCCTCGACATCCTGCTCAAATGCTCGGAAGACCTGAAGAAGTGCACCGACATCATCAAGCAGTGCATCCGACGCAAGGCCGGCGGAGGTCCCCAGGATGGAGGTGCCAGTCCCGACAGCGTGTACCGGGCCTTGATGACCCGACTCAGCATGTATCTGAAGAGACTACCTCTGGAGCTGGAAGGGATCGGAGGTGGCGGGCACGGCGATCTGACTGAGCTGGTCAACAGTCTCCACTCGCTCCAACAAGCGCCCTTCTCGCCCATATTTGGCGGCGAGCAGCCTCCGCGTTACGAGGACGTGGTGCGCTCGCCTCCTAACGCAAAACCCGCTCCTCACATTTCCGTCCAGAGCTCGCCACCCAAAGCACTCACCAACGGACTCCAGCATTCACATCCCCCTTCGTCCGTCACGCATCACAACCTGCTCCCCGCTCCCGTCACGAGTTCTCCGTCCAGTCCGACACACTCTCCGTCCCGTCTCAGAGTCTCGCCGACGCCGCCTCCGGGATCCCCCATGGAGGCGCTTTACATCGAGGAGGAAGATGTCGATACAGGTAAGACGTCTGGACGGGTCGCATCTCTGAGAAACTAAATATGAAATGAATCTCTTTCTCGTTTAGACTCGTGCGGCATCGGCCACACCGCCGCGAGACCTTCGACGAACGCTCCGGCGCACCGGAACGACGACATTGACAAACTGCTGATGGATCTGGAGAATCTTTCTCAGAGCATGAGCAACCCCAGGAGTACCGAGCCACCACTTCCAGTCAAGACCCGCAAGCGAGGCGGCGGAGGCAGCCTTGGGATGGTGTCTGCCGAAGCCCAGCCCAAAATCTCCCAGTTCCAAATCAAAACCAGCCACCCGACGGTGAACGGCACCAGTTCCAAAGCCCCTCAGGGAGAGAGCCGCAATGTTCTCGCAGGCGACGAGCCGGAGGACGGCGCCTTACTCTTGAGAATCTTGGAGAGCATTGAGAGTTTCGCCCAGGAGTTGGTGGACTCAGGGGCGGGGAGCACCGGGAGCGCCGAGAGGAGCAGCGGCAAGGAACGCGAGGTGATGAAGCTCCTGCAAGGTACGCTGGCCTCCGCCGGCAGGCCCGACATTGACGCTTCCGCCGGACAAATTGATCCGGCAGGCCGTCCGGTGGAAACGGAAACCGCTCCGGCCGTACCTCCAAAGCTCTCCGCCCGAACACCCTCAGTTCCACCTGCCGTCACGCCAAAAGTTACGCCCGAAGACGTTCGCACGGCGACAACCGCACATCCGCCGACCCCCGAGGCCGCATCGGCGAAAGCAAACGTTTCCGAAGCCCCTTCGCTCCATCCCAAATCCTGCCTTGCGCCTCCTGCCAGTCTGGGGAACGACGCCGCGCCTAAAGTCCCGCCCACCAGCCTGACCGTGGTCGTCCAGAGAGATCCGGCCGGGGACGTTTCGGCTTTGAGGGAGACGGGCTCAACTCTGCTCATCCAGCAGACTCCCGAAGTGATCAGGGTAAGCGTCACTCCTTTATTCTACTCTCCGAATTTGTCGTTTTAcgatagtttttttttggtaattgCTGAGGCAGAACAGGATTGTTGACCATAATTGATAGTTGCTGATGAATAGCGGTAATTAGCGACTCGTCGGCACTTTGACACGCTCAACGGAATGGATGTGAGAGGCTTGAAATAGAAATTTGGGGCACTCAAGCgatcttgtttgtttttgaaaaaaaatctacacgGTGGCGCCTCATGTCCTGTTGatgtaaaaacattttggaGGTTGCCATGGTTACTGACAGCCAGAACTCAACAATAAGAGCACCTGAGTGCATCATTAACGTCTGATGATAATAAGCGCTTCCAGGAATTTGTGCAAATACTGGATAAGGGCTCGCTGCActtaagttatttttttttttatataaaattggcaaaattaataataatgaataattgaTTTGCATTTTCTTACATTTATAATTTAATTCTGATTCATTTGTTAATCatccaatttgaaaaaaaatggcttatTTAACAAATTttgataataaaataattatcaGGAAGAAATTCAATTCTATTAACTAAGTAACTAtttaagttgattttttttttaaagcatttctaaattaaaaaacattttttttcgcaTCCCGTGTCCCTCAGTCACCTCCGGCCACGTAGTCAGCCTGCGATGAGCTAACACTTCACCTCTTCCATTGGCCCGCACGCTTCGAGTATTTCGGGCGTGTTGAGTAACACTTGTTGCCGTGTGGCGCCGCCACCCAATCCGAGGCGCTTGATGGAGGGTGCGACGCCTTCGCAGGGGGTTGTCTGTTGCCACCACCAGTGTTAAGTGTATGCTTAGCCAGGCGGGTGAGGAtgtgaaaggggggggggggcacctaaATCTGTCCGCCCCCTCCGTACTATGGCATCTCGCTAACAGACTCGCTGTCGCCACAGTGTAAATGGACCTGCGCGTGTGCCACTTGCGTTATTGTGTTTCTCTCCTTCTGTTGCCTtgcttcaaatatttcaaaaaatatttcttttatgTCCGTATCATTTCCCATATCTGGTTACATTGCCATTCGATTTTATAATTAAAGGAATGAATCCCCTGACTTAAACCCAAACGGCGCCCGCGTGTGACGTCAAATCGGAGGCGGGCACTTCTGCTCGGCGGGAGGTCGTAAGCGGAGCCGTGGAAATCGGCGCCCGCCGCCGCCATGTGCCCGTGCTTCACATTTGTGTTTTATTGGCGGGCGGGAATCTAAGGAGGCCTTTTAACGATTTGGCGGGCTCACTTATCTGATTTAagtgctcccccccccctccgttgGCCGTGACCCTTAACTCGATAAGGCGATTTTGGCACCTGCACATTTCAACACAGGCAAAGGTGTCACGTCAACTCGAAAAAGTCTGATGGCTCTATTAAGAGCAGCACTTATTCAAATATATGaaggacaaaattgaaagaggtGAATTCCAGCTTCTCTTTTTCCTTCTTCTCCAGCCAACTCAACTGTTGACAGCTCGGACCACTGCATTTTGGCACAAaggattttgggggggggaagggGATGAAAGGGGAGCTTAGGAAAAGTATGCCGATAGGAAGGTAATAACTGTCTGTCAGAGATGACACCAGGAGAGGATTTGCACAAAAATAATTTATACGAGTTGAGCGGGGggtgggtgaaaaaaaaagccaggcgGGGATATTAACGGGTGGAGTCCACGTAGTTTGGGGGgccggggcggggggggggctttcCAGCACAGTACAGTTGTTGACTCTGCTTGGCTGGAGGATGACATCACTCCTTCTCCAGGAAATGAGGTCACAGAAGGAACGCGTGCCAAGTGGGGGAAGACGCTTGTTTGGATTAAATGCGCAAGTTCAAGGCCCGCCAAGCGCGCTTTGAAACAATGTGGCTCGTACAAAGTCGTTCAGGAATAGATTTTCAAACGTGCCAGAGAGACATTTTCATATCAAAATACTTGATTGATTTGTGTGATACTGGAACAAACCTTACTCACAAGGACAGAGAGAGCACATGACCTCTTTTCCAATGTCGGTCACAATCCAAAGTTGAGGTGCAACACTTGGCAGCCGGCGCTCTGCTCGTACTGGTAGCTGTTAAGCCGGTGACATCATCGCTCGGCCCAACCCAACCAGGCCCGGCCCGCCCCGCCGCTCCCACTGCAGCCTGGGATGTCCTCCAAACGGCTGTTCCCACTTTAgcgtcaaacttttttttttcaagcgagTCACCTTTTCATCTGGAAGCTTTTAACTCGGCTGGAGGctgtgttaccatggcaactagCAAAACATGTTTTGGAGCAATGGAGGTGGAAGGGAGGCTTCACGGGACTCCCCCACTCTACATGATGGGACTCCCTCCCAAGAGCTCGCTGTTTTGGGAAAGGCGTGGCACGTGGCCATGTtttacctttttatttttttttacagggcgTAATCTTGACAAGCAAAGTTGTGATTGCACAACCAAAATATTTGACCTGATCTCCATTCGGGTTTCTTCTTCACTGTTAGTCAGAATGCGACTCACTTATAAATGAAATTGAAAGCCATTTATTTCAAATAATGATATAAACAATATATTTGTTTTGTATACAGTATTcctacatttaaaaataaaataaatacaacaataAGTGGTTTGGAAAACTGATGGACGGATAGGATTTAAAATGTTATAGGACCCTTTAAAACAGCCAGATTTTGTTTCTCGGTACTAAGGGGTCGACTGCTGCCCTCTAGCGGGGGTTTCAAAACTTGTCAGTCTGGTCTTTAGCTCTATCTAGTGGACATTCCGCTAATTACAACAatcagtttaaaaaatatacatacagaAAACACATTAAAACGTTTTAAAGATATGTGCTATAAACAATCCATTTCACGTTAAGCTAATTTTGAAAAACCATGTGACTTAAACGGTTATGAGAAACTCATCATATCTGCTTCATTTTGTTCCCAGATACTACAATTTTATTTGGAATCTTCCTTGTGGCTAATATTTCAAGTTTAAGTCGACATGTAGTGCCACAATAAAGAAATTAATTTTGAATGATAGCCCAACCAGAAATTTGAAGGCACATGTGAAAGCTCTCAGACTTTACTGGAGGCTGTGGAAAATCTTTGCTTTGCTGACTAGCGGGCGGCAACCACAACAAACTTCTTTGATGACTTTAGCGTTTCCCGAGCGTGGTTCCGATCCATTTGCGTCTGAAGAAACCATCAGCCTGGCCGCCGTCTCCCCGATGGGCCGTTCATCCGTCTGGCTCTCTGGAAAGCCATCATTAGAAATGAACCCCAAATCCTTTTGACCTTGAATGACTTTGGCTTTCTTTGCCCTTGACGTCATCCTTTTTAAAAATGCTACATTTGGAATATTCAATTCTAATGATAATTGACTTCCTGTCTTTGTCATTGCCTGGAATCTGCCTAGTAGCGCCGCAGGCAAAAATAAATTTGTACGCGGATAATTTTACACACAGCCGCCAGGCACTCCGAGCAGGTGCTTTCGGAAGTAGCTTTGTATACACGGCACACTATTCTCTGCGGCAAGTAGTTCCTTGGAAGTGGCGCACACATTCAGCGCAACAGTTGGCACTGCGGAACagctgacaccccccccccccccccgccccctttctATTCCCCATCATGCGTTCAATTGGCTGACTCGTCTGTTGCCGTTTCGCGGCGTGAAAAGGGGAATTGCGCACCTgtcgttttatttattataatataaatCGTGCAGCATTCCGATAAATAGATTTGAATCACGAACGAGTCCTCTTTGCATGGCGCTCGTTTGTTGATTGTCACAAGATATTGGGATTAATGTTTCCTCCTGCAGCACATCAGGAAAAGTCtgtttgtgtacgtgtgtaattgtgtgtgtgtgtgcgcgcgcgcgtgtgtgggaTTGGTATGCGACCTTGGCTTCAGTACAGAGTGGAGTTGTTCCAAAGAATTCAGCAGGGGGTGCGCACAGCGGAGTAACCCTAAAAAACACAAGGTTGGATCTGGAAAAGTCACTAGCACACGTTagatattaaataaatgtaataatgaCAGTAAATATGCTTAGAAACAATTCTTTAATGACTTATTT
Coding sequences:
- the ppp2r3a gene encoding serine/threonine-protein phosphatase 2A regulatory subunit B'' subunit alpha isoform X1, with protein sequence MAAAYRVVVSSVSCYNSVVVDRRKHSHAVHYCSGPCRTLSQGLECSVAHHGTCSELLVAPDSPSRCLSAQHHARTSDCGALERAGSNGNLYIGEEGNAWRGKKLPVGGGSMGNLSCGSYGSLKDITEEAINLASGKLKEFSFDKLRLSSSSHVTFRKGRKVRPDSFSRRSTDLEIIYGHFSSSNAATNGAAVTPADENSPPLFETKLKGGSSAVTKVNASSGIGSLEQSVNTLASLYRNTLGEENLIARLLEKTWGEAAAAGGGGGEDIRACLDILLKCSEDLKKCTDIIKQCIRRKAGGGPQDGGASPDSVYRALMTRLSMYLKRLPLELEGIGGGGHGDLTELVNSLHSLQQAPFSPIFGGEQPPRYEDVVRSPPNAKPAPHISVQSSPPKALTNGLQHSHPPSSVTHHNLLPAPVTSSPSSPTHSPSRLRVSPTPPPGSPMEALYIEEEDVDTDSCGIGHTAARPSTNAPAHRNDDIDKLLMDLENLSQSMSNPRSTEPPLPVKTRKRGGGGSLGMVSAEAQPKISQFQIKTSHPTVNGTSSKAPQGESRNVLAGDEPEDGALLLRILESIESFAQELVDSGAGSTGSAERSSGKEREVMKLLQGTLASAGRPDIDASAGQIDPAGRPVETETAPAVPPKLSARTPSVPPAVTPKVTPEDVRTATTAHPPTPEAASAKANVSEAPSLHPKSCLAPPASLGNDAAPKVPPTSLTVVVQRDPAGDVSALRETGSTLLIQQTPEVIRVQSKAEKKPGTPPPAPAQASTVPHASSHRSPSPPPAALVVISPPPPPPPPAINIPRFYFPSGLPTVGPPADHDAAIAAIEETFAEFEEEKADIYEMSKVAKACDCPLYWKAAMFYGAGGERTGFVSVHSFIATWRKLLHGCHDDASKFVNLLAKPGCQYLEQEDFIPLLQDIVDTHPGLTFLKDAPEFHSRYITTVIQRIFYVVNRSWTGRMSMTELRRSNFLQTLALLEEEDDINQITDYFSYEHFYVIYCKFWELDGDHDLYIDHKDLARYNDHASSNRIIERLFSGAVTRGNTVQREGRMSYAEFVWFLLSEEDKKNPTSIEYWFRCMDVDGDGVLSMFELEYFYEEQCERMERMGIEPLPFQDLLCQMLDLVKPENPGKITLSDLKRCRMAHIFFDTFFNLEKYLDHEQRDPFAVQKDLDSDGPEPSDWDKYASEEYEILVAEETANEQIHEGSFEDDYDLDDLQVPAEIGNKMEKLVISDLTA